One part of the Osmerus mordax isolate fOsmMor3 chromosome 18, fOsmMor3.pri, whole genome shotgun sequence genome encodes these proteins:
- the LOC136962528 gene encoding collagen alpha-1(XVI) chain-like: MAAGLFAPVPWGSDVSIDLRTPRECAGCVLLKEDQNLATLGYQPGQTGLKGEKGDQGADCLGSGASGPCSEGPKGQKGERGESVLQPTGGEAVGHKGEKGQKGDVGLQGLSGTPGKDGRAGSICVVGPKGQKGSSGLVGPEGLAGEPGKPGFPGLPGIGKPGLPGLPGIGSKGDKGDSGPAGKDGDPGDPVS, translated from the exons ATGGCAGCTGGTCTGTTTGCTCCAGTGCCGTGGGGATCAGATGTTTCTATTGATCTCCGTACCCcacgggag TGTGCTGGTTGTGTTCTTCTCAAGGAAGACCAGAAT CTTGCAACTCTTGGATATCAGCCTGGACAGACTGGactaaagggagagaaaggtgaccagg gTGCTGACTGCTTAGGTTCAGGGGCCTCGGGTCCA tGCTCAGAAGGACCAAAGGgccagaaaggggagagaggcgaGTCG GTACTACAGCCAACTGGGGGAGAGGCAGTGGGTCACAAG ggggagAAAGGACAGAAGGGAGACGTCGGTCTCCAGGGTCTGTCTGGAACGCCAGGAAAGGAT GGTCGGGCAGGGTCCATCTGTGTGGTTGGTCCAAAGGGGCAGAAG GGCTCTTCAGGGTTGGTGGGTCCAGAGGGCTTGGCCGGAGAGCCGGGGAAACCAGGATTTCCAGGACTGCCAGGGATCGGAAAACCAGGCCTTCCT GGCTTACCAGGGATTGGGTCTAAAGGAGACAAG GGGGATTCTGGGCCagcagggaaggatggagaTCCAGGAGACCCTGTGAGTTGA